One stretch of Paenibacillus sp. AN1007 DNA includes these proteins:
- the pucD gene encoding xanthine dehydrogenase subunit D, which produces MLLNREQSGKRWHLRPDGPPKVTGELKYLTDLTLPDMLYGKVLRSVYPHARLLSIDISEAEAMEGVYAVLTARDVPGLNRFGIATPDQPVFCEDTVRYIGDAIAAVAADSPERALLALEAIRVQYEELEPLDSTDAALASGAPELHPHGPGNVLHRTEIKRGDPEQAFANCAHVVTETYYTPRQMHAYMETEGGLFVPDETGRLNVYAATQHGYKDRMQLARIIGCPEENIRVVSSPIGGSFGGKDELNVQPYGALLALKCGRPVKMHNSRKESVRAGLKRHPMKIEMQTGISREGMLQAHRVRITADTGAYATLGAPVLNFCTEHCMGPYVIPHVDVEGVSVYTNNGLSGEFRGFGGNQAIFAMEGQMDRLAQMIDMDPWEFRRRNLRQKQDPGPLNQQILPTEGLSQVWEAVDRSELWQKHVHPQPESTRPPWIKRGVGAAIAMHGAGLGYGIPDPAGGRLSLNAEGKIEAAFSYEEFGQGLVATLEIMLCDLFQCHTSDLSIVIGDTDRVPHSGSSTASRSTTMAWMALQRLQHVFRNKLLTTASQISGIPAERLITGPAGIWTTTDSSSPVSSRLVTAYKELVRQGEAEDWIFDTTFHYPTTPDHVVGGHYLYTYAAVVAEVEVNRLTGETKVLDTRHIVAAGPVMNPMGYIGQIEGGSVMALGFTLIEDAVMQQSRYLTSNLDTYLIPTIKDIHSRLEVEAIEELPEGDPFGPRGIGEIGSVALAPAITAAIHQAVGVWINRLPVPREELMMGLDMLLPEGVKPS; this is translated from the coding sequence ATGCTGCTTAACCGGGAACAGAGTGGAAAACGCTGGCACCTGCGGCCTGATGGCCCTCCTAAAGTTACGGGTGAACTGAAGTATCTCACCGATCTGACGCTCCCTGACATGCTCTATGGAAAAGTGTTGCGAAGTGTCTATCCGCATGCACGGCTGTTGTCTATCGATATCTCGGAAGCCGAAGCAATGGAAGGGGTATATGCCGTGCTGACGGCGAGGGATGTGCCAGGACTTAATCGGTTTGGTATAGCAACTCCTGACCAGCCGGTGTTCTGTGAAGATACCGTTCGTTATATCGGCGATGCGATTGCGGCGGTTGCGGCCGATTCCCCTGAACGAGCGCTGCTGGCCCTGGAAGCCATTCGGGTGCAGTATGAAGAGCTTGAGCCGCTGGACAGCACGGATGCCGCACTCGCTTCAGGAGCGCCTGAACTGCATCCGCATGGTCCAGGGAATGTGCTGCATCGCACGGAGATTAAGCGTGGCGATCCCGAGCAGGCTTTTGCCAACTGTGCTCATGTCGTGACGGAGACTTATTATACACCTCGGCAGATGCATGCGTATATGGAAACCGAGGGCGGACTCTTTGTTCCCGACGAGACAGGACGTCTGAATGTATATGCGGCAACGCAGCATGGATACAAGGACCGCATGCAGCTGGCCCGTATTATTGGCTGCCCGGAAGAGAATATTCGAGTGGTGTCTTCACCGATCGGTGGTTCGTTTGGAGGAAAGGATGAGCTGAACGTGCAGCCTTATGGTGCGCTCCTTGCCTTAAAGTGCGGCCGTCCGGTCAAGATGCACAACTCGCGCAAAGAATCGGTGCGGGCAGGGTTAAAACGCCATCCGATGAAGATCGAGATGCAGACCGGCATAAGCCGTGAAGGCATGCTGCAGGCTCATCGCGTTCGGATTACCGCGGACACGGGTGCCTATGCGACCCTTGGTGCGCCTGTTTTAAATTTCTGCACCGAGCACTGCATGGGGCCTTATGTTATTCCGCATGTGGATGTTGAGGGTGTTTCCGTATATACGAATAACGGATTATCCGGAGAGTTTCGCGGTTTTGGCGGCAACCAGGCGATTTTTGCGATGGAAGGACAGATGGACCGGCTGGCACAGATGATAGATATGGACCCGTGGGAATTCCGCAGGCGAAATCTACGGCAAAAGCAAGATCCCGGACCGCTTAATCAGCAGATTTTGCCCACAGAAGGGTTATCGCAGGTGTGGGAGGCAGTGGATCGTTCAGAACTATGGCAAAAACATGTTCATCCCCAGCCGGAATCAACACGCCCCCCTTGGATTAAACGCGGAGTTGGTGCCGCTATAGCGATGCATGGTGCAGGACTGGGATATGGTATTCCAGATCCGGCAGGCGGACGTTTATCGCTGAATGCAGAGGGCAAAATCGAAGCGGCTTTCAGTTATGAGGAGTTCGGGCAGGGTCTGGTCGCCACGCTTGAGATCATGCTCTGTGATCTGTTTCAGTGTCATACGTCCGATCTGAGTATCGTTATTGGAGATACAGATCGTGTACCGCATAGCGGCTCCAGCACAGCATCCCGTTCTACCACGATGGCCTGGATGGCGCTGCAGCGCCTGCAGCATGTCTTCCGTAACAAGCTGCTTACCACGGCCTCGCAGATTTCCGGAATTCCGGCAGAGCGGCTGATAACAGGGCCTGCAGGAATATGGACAACGACAGATTCCTCCTCACCCGTTTCCTCCAGACTTGTGACTGCTTATAAGGAACTGGTGAGACAGGGTGAAGCCGAGGATTGGATTTTTGATACCACCTTTCATTACCCTACGACGCCTGACCATGTGGTGGGAGGTCATTATCTCTATACGTATGCTGCAGTGGTCGCAGAGGTGGAAGTCAATAGACTGACGGGAGAAACCAAAGTGCTGGATACACGGCATATTGTGGCCGCAGGACCGGTCATGAATCCGATGGGATATATAGGGCAGATTGAAGGCGGCAGTGTGATGGCTCTTGGATTCACACTGATCGAGGATGCTGTCATGCAGCAGAGTCGTTACTTGACGTCCAATCTGGATACGTATTTGATTCCGACAATCAAAGACATACATTCCCGGCTGGAAGTCGAAGCGATTGAAGAACTGCCAGAAGGTGATCCATTTGGCCCGAGAGGCATTGGCGAGATTGGCTCCGTAGCGCTTGCACCGGCTATTACGGCGGCCATTCATCAGGCGGTCGGGGTCTGGATTAACCGTCTACCTGTACCGCGAGAGGAATTGATGATGGGTCTGGATATGCTTTTGCCGGAGGGAGTGAAACCATCGTGA